A window of the Myripristis murdjan chromosome 15, fMyrMur1.1, whole genome shotgun sequence genome harbors these coding sequences:
- the col9a1b gene encoding collagen, type IX, alpha 1b, whose product MQIEQSMCPQINVGEDRFPGFYIMSQFHIAELARRGIVKKVPGSSPHYTAYQIGPAFNFRINTRSAYPLGLPEQFAFVAVLRMSGKTIKKNWNIWQMQDVNGNEQLAIRLNGESQSLEFSFTALDKGRHTVVFSSLAFLFNSQWHKVLLDVRKHSVTLFVDCIMIDSLNIAAREKVSLDGFTLIGKLKETPVIAVPFELQSMVIHCDVTQARREACNGLPGRISIDEAEMQRSQGAVGPPGPAGVPGIDGIAGERGAEGEDGPPGPDGDAGKPGSSGLPGIPGADGVTGPIGDAGPDGPPGQKGEPGKSGPRGLAGVGPDGPPGPPGPGGLPGEVGKVGPPGAMGVRGPQGPRGPAGPRGAAGMMGSAELCPNSCPPGTPGHPGLPGMKGHKGVKGEAGEPGKQGHKGEEGEQGSPGEVGSQGPRGPQGIRGATGMMGPKGEMGPRGHDGDPGPQGVAGATGDQGQRGVMGEAGPKGEMGPQGPRGITGLPGPKGEAGLPGVDGREGIPGMPGAKGDVGKAGAPGEVGLQGLPGLPGAPGPKGLSGPKGDAGQAGLLGTMGSAGKPGERGEQGEVGPPGPVGLSGDMGEQGPLGPRGKPGARGPKGDLGLPGLPGPPGLPGVKGERGESGEPGPKGEPGMPGAEGNPGDKGDVGEGGELGPKGAVGNPGEPGNRGPEGARGQPGIEGPAGSPGPRGMQGNRGAPGVRGSQGPAGKEPSDQHIKQVCMRVMQEQLAQLAASLRRPESGVAGLPGKPGPPGPPGPPGDNGFPGQAGTRGLPGLKGPPGLMGIKGPKGEMGDRGSRGRTVRGPKGQPGPPGLPGEPGKPGYGQDGRDGERGPPGVPGQPGVPGPPGSAGPNGYCDPSACNLQAGAAHQSLKDSNLKGPAGN is encoded by the exons ATGCAGATTGAACAGTCCATGTGCCCTCAGATCAACGTTGGGGAAGATCGTTTCCCAG GATTTTACATTATGTCCCAGTTCCACATTGCTGAGCTGGCAAGAAGAGGGATTGTGAAAAAGGTTCCTGGGTCTTCTCCTCACTATACTGCTTATCAAATAGGCCCAGCGTTCAACTTCCGAATTAACACGAG ATCAGCTTATCCCCTTGGACTACCTGAGCAGTTTGCGTTTGTGGCAGTGCTGCGCATGAGTGGCAAAACCATAAAGAAAAACTGGAATATCTGGCAAATGCAGGATGTGAACGGCAACGAGCAGCTCGCCATCAGACTGAACGGGGAGTCTCAGTCTCTGGAGTTTTCCTTCACGGCGCTGGACAAAGGAAGGCACactgttgttttctcctccctggCGTTCCTCTTCAACTCCCAGTGGCACAAAGTCCTGCTGGACGTCAGGAAACACTCGGTCACTCTTTTCGTGGACTGCATCATGATCGATTCACTAAATATAGCAGCTCGAGAGAAAGTCAGTCTGGACGGCTTTACGTTGATAGGAAAACTAAAGGAAACCCCAGTGATAGCAGTTCCG tttGAACTACAATCAATGGTGATTCACTGTGACGTGACGCAAGCCCGGAGAGAAGCTTGCAATGGCCTCCCAGGCAGGATCTCG ATCGACGAGGCAGAAATGCAG AGGAGCCAAGGAGCTGTTGGCCCTCCCGGACCTGCAGGTGTCCCAGGAATTGATGGCATCGCT GGGGAGAGGGGAGCAGAGGGCGAAGACGGGCCTCCT GGACCTGACGGAGATGCAGGTAAACCCGGCTCTTCAGGGTTGCCAGGAATACCTGGAGCTGAT ggTGTGACTGGCCCTATTGGAGATGCTGGGCCCGACGGCCCTCCTGGACAGAAA GGTGAACCTGGAAAATCTGGACCTCGTGGATTAGCT GGTGTTGGACCAGACGGACCCCCA GGGCCACCTGGGCCTGGAGGACTTCCGGGTGAAGTGGGCAAAGTTGGGCCCCCT GGCGCCATGGGTGTTAGAGGACCTCAGGGACCTCGTGGACCAGCAGGGCCCAGA GGTGCAGCTGGAATGATGGGCTCTGCTGAGCTG TGCCCAAACTCTTGTCCACCTGGGACCCCTGGTCATCCTGGCCTCCCTGGTATGAAG GGTCATAAAGGTGTAAAAGGAGAAGCAGGGGAGCCTGGGAAACAAGGACACAAG GGTGAGGAAGGAGAACAAGGAAGTCCAGGGGAAGTCGGATCCCAAGGGCCAAGG GGTCCACAGGGAATTCGTGGAGCCACTGGGATGATGGGTCCTAAGGGGGAGATG GGACCCCGAGGCCATGATGGAGACCCAGGTCCCCAGGGTGTTGCAGGAGCCACT GGAGATCAAGGCCAGAGAGGCGTGATGGGCGAGGCTGGGCCTAAAGGTGAAATG gGTCCTCAAGGGCCAAGAGGAATCACAGGTCTTCCAGGTCCCAAGGGAGAGGCT GGTTTGCCAGGTGTGGATGGTCGTGAGGGTATTCCTGGTATGCCAGGAGCAAAG GGTGATGTTGGGAAAGCAGGAGCTCCTGGAGAAGTTGGGCTTCAGGGACTTCCT GGGTTGCCCGGTGCGCCTGGACCAAAAGGCTTGAGCGGCCCTAAG GGAGATGCTGGTCAAGCAGGCCTCCTTGGAACAATGGGCTCTGCTGGCAAACCA GGAGAGCGCGGGGAGCAGGGAGAAGTAGGACCTCCTGGGCCAGTTGGCCTGTCT GGAGACATGGGAGAACAAGGCCCTTTAGGTCCAAGAGGAAAGCCAGGAGCGAGG GGTCCCAAAGGTGACCTTGGACTCCCTGGTCTTCCCGGTCCTCCCGGTCTGCCTGGGGTGAAAGGAGAGAGG gGAGAGTCTGGAGAACCAGGACCCAAAGGAGAGCCG gGAATGCCAGGTGCTGAGGGAAACCCTGGAGACAAAGGGGATGTT GGTGAAGGAGGAGAGCTTGGACCTAAAGGAGCA GTTGGCAATCCCGGTGAGCCTGGAAACAGAGGACCTGAAGGAGCTCGAGGCCAGCCTGGCATTGAAGGACCTGCTGGCTCACCCGGACCACGTGGCATGCAAGGAAACAGGGGTGCGCCCGGCGTCCGTGGGTCCCAGGGTCCAGCA ggcAAGGAACCAAGTGATCAACACATCAAACAAGTTTGCATGCGAGTCATGCAAG AGCAGCTGGCTCAGTTAGCTGCCAGTCTAAGGAGACCAGAGTCTGGCGTAGCTGGTCTACCTGGCAAACCTGGACCTCCAGGTCCCCCAGGGCCTCCAGGAGACAATGGCTTCCCTGGGCAGGCAGGTACAAGAGGTCTTCCAGGACTCAAAGGGCCACCAGGACTTATGGGAATCAAAGGACCTAAAG GTGAAATGGGTGACAGAGGATCTAGAGGTCGCACTGTGCGAGGGCCTAAGGGTCAGCCAGGACCTCCCGGCCTGCCTG GTGAGCCAGGGAAACCTGGTTACGGTCAGGATGGACGGGACGGCGAAAGGGGACCCCCTGGCGTTCCTGGACAGCCTGGTGTGCCTGGGCCTCCAGGTTCAGCTGGACCCAATGGCTATTGTGACCCGTCAGCCTGCAACCTCCAGGCAGGAGCTGCCCACCAGTCTCTGAAGGACTCAAATCTGAAGGGGCCTGCAGGGAATTGA